One stretch of Patagioenas fasciata isolate bPatFas1 chromosome 9, bPatFas1.hap1, whole genome shotgun sequence DNA includes these proteins:
- the GPR160 gene encoding probable G-protein coupled receptor 160 has translation MAAILCENCSGQYRYTQVNQPLEINCVLLLIMFGKVFLDFFTLQVKQKNVKVSFMGYFCVSLALLDFTLLMSISFIFHFEDFALWGVRFTKYHICLFTQIISLTYGILHYPVYFMAGLDYYMTIAQTSQFPKRGQRLLYIFAVVVIWISGLFFILKVPAVYEELEIQNRFSPYQCPLYASVQGYSVSCAMMLLIGTALLVCRKDVLTMLLSVRVASFASQPVLMFSYVSNNNSTSFKWQLLTRLLICFLGTWAPFVLLQFIVLFLGARIPAYMEMNVPWLYFINSFLIAVAYWCRCHDVELTDETWSTDPFVSWKFCFMPFNNENTEPADKPGTVIVIC, from the coding sequence ATGGCTGCCATACTCTGTGAAAATTGTTCTGGTCAGTACCGCTATACCCAGGTCAACCAACCTCTTGAAATCAACTGCGTGTTGCTCCTGATTATGTTTGGAAAAGTGTTCCTTGATTTCTTCACGTTGCAAGTTAAGCAAAAAAATGTGAAAGTTAGTTTTATGGGATACTTTTGTGTTTCACTGGCACTTCTTGATTTCACACTGTTGATGAGTATATCTTTTATTTTCCACTTTGAGGACTTTGCACTCTGGGGTGTGCGATTTACAAAGTACCACATTTGCCTGTTCACTCAGATAATTTCTCTGACCTACGGTATTTTACATTACCCAGTGTATTTTATGGCTGGTCTGGATTATTACATGACTATAGCTCAAACCTCTCAATTTCCTAAAAGAGGTCAAAGATTACTTTATATATTTGCTGTGGTTGTTATATGGATATCAGGgctttttttcattctgaaagtTCCCGCTGTCTATGAAGAACTAGAAATTCAGAACCGTTTTTCTCCATATCAGTGTCCTCTGTATGCCAGCGTGCAGGGCTACTCTGTCTCGTGTGCCATGATGCTTCTCATAGGCACAGCTCTCCTGGTTTGTCGGAAGGATGTTCTGACCATGCTGCTGTCTGTCAGGGTGGCTTCCTTTGCCAGTCAGCCTGTTCTGATGTTCTCCTATGTGTCCAACAACAACAGCACTTCCTTCAAGTGGCAGCTCCTGACCAGACTCCTCATTTGTTTTCTTGGCACTTGGGCACCTTTTGTTCTTCTtcaatttattgttttgtttcttggtgCTCGGATTCCAGCCTACATGGAGATGAATGTCCCCTGGCTGTATTTCATCAACAGCTTTCTCATCGCAGTAGCGTACTGGTGTCGATGTCACGATGTTGAATTGACAGACGAGACGTGGTCTACAGATCCATTTGTCAGCTGGAAATTCTGCTTTATGCCATTTAACAATGAAAACACAGAGCCAGCTGATAAACCAGGCACAGTAATTGTAATCTGTTAA